A window of Prevotella fusca JCM 17724 genomic DNA:
CCTCAGCAACATCCCAACTTATGAAAGCTGAAATAACCAGTATCAGTAATCGTTTCATCAACAACAATTTAGTAAAACAAAATCCCCCCTTATATGACTTGACTAAAGACATTGTCATACAAGAGGGGCTATATTAAGAAGATTTACTGCTGAATACCAGCATCTGCTGCTGCAGCAAGTGTCTCAGGAGCCTGTACACCCTTTACGAAATAGTAGCATCCGTAAAGAGGATAAGCCCATGCTGCCTTCTGCTCTTTCATAACATCAAGACCCTTTGCTGTCTCAAGGTAAGAAATAGCCTTGTTATAAACATCGTTGAACTGTGCACGCGCAGCTGGTGACAACACACCCTTTACAGCTGCCACACGCTCCTGCGCCTTGTAGAACCAGCACTGACCGATTGAGGCATTGATAGCAATCTTTGCATTGTCATCCTTTGCCAGAGCCAAAGCCTTTGAAAGGTAATCAGCAGCTTTCTCATACTCCTTCTTCTGGCTTGCAAACTGACCGAGCATTACCAATGCTCCATAGCTGTTAGGATTCTTTGCCAAGGCTGCATTTACAATTTCCTCAGCCTTGTCCTGCATACCAAGTGAGCTGTAGATTGAAGTCAGCGTGGTCAGCACGGCGTCATTCTCCGGATCCTGTGCATAAATACCTGCAAGTTTCTCAGCATAGCTTACAGAGTCCTGGCGAGTCTTGAGCTGTGCACCCAGAATAGCCAGCTGCAACTGCTGAGCATCCTTTGCACGTTCCTTACTCTTCATTGCGTATGAAACGTACTTTTCAGCCTTCTGATACTCCTTGTTCTGATAAGCATAGTAAGTTGCGAAATAAGCAATCTCATTCAGGTTATCATCCTTGGACTTGTCAAACTTAGCAAACATCGGATCGTCAGCAGAATCAACATAACGAGAAAGATACTTGTAGGCATTGGCATCATCCTTGGCACCCTGGTAGAAGATACCGCCGTTGATGAGCTGTCCACGAAGTGGATAAAGCTGGTCAGCAAGACCTGTGTACTTTGGCTTAATCTTACCCTTGGCGTTAGGCATGTTGTCATACTTGACAATCTCTGCAGCAGCATCGAAAGCCTGACCTACAGCCTCATAGAGACCTTTCTCGTCCACAGGCTTATTGCCATCCTTACCCATCTGCTGGTTTGTCTGGTTCTCAAGCTGGACACCCTGCTCTGCGCTTACCTTCTTCATAGCAAGTTGATAGAGCTTGTCGTAAGCCTTTGCCTTTTCAGCATTGTCAGTAAGCTGTGCGAGGTTTGCCTTCAGGAGGTCTGCTGCCTCAGCATAGGTCTGCGCCTTCAGGATTGCCTTCAGTGGCTCGCTGTCGCCAGCGAATGCAGCAGATGTACTTAGTAACATCAATGCTGCGATCATTAACTTTTTCATTTCAGTTATCATTTTAAAAGGTTTGAATTCTTTTCTCTTTATTGATGAGTGGAAATTATGGAGTCTGGGAAGTCAAGCCAAAAACTGCCCGTATATGTGAATAAAGTCATACCTTCACTCCCTGACTTCTGAAACTTCATATCTTCCTTAGACTTAAAATGCCCGCAAAAGATTAATCGAAATCTGCCGGAGCCGTATCAGAATCCTTATCAGCATCGTCAACGGATTCCTCCGTTACTGCGGTTCTGTCGTTCTTGATTTCCCCATTCGTCTTTGCCCACTGCTCACGGCTTTCTTCCTCAACCTGCGACTCCATTTCAGAGCTCATCACCTTGCAGACAGATGCAATGACATCATTCTTCTTGGCGAGGTTAATCAGTCGGACACCCTGTGTTGCACGCCCCATGACACGGCACTCGGCAACGGACATACGAATGACGATACCACTCTTATTGATAATCATCAGGTCGTTCTCATCGGTAACGTTCTTGATGGCAACGAGCTTACCCGTCTTGTCCGTAACATTCAGTGTCTTTACACCCTTTCCGCCACGGTTGGTCAATCGGTAATCCTCAACCTGTGAGCGTTTGCCATAGCCTTCTTCCGACACGACCATAACCGTCTCATTGACAGGGTCGTTGACAACAATCATTCCGATAACCTCATCCTGACCATCATCGTCCAGACGCATACCACGTACACCTGTTGAGACACGTCCCATTGTACGGATATTTGACTCGTCAAAGCGGCATGCACGACCATTGCGGTCAGCAATAATCAGCTCGTTCTTGCCATTCGTCAGACGAACGTCTACAACCTCATCGCCTTCATTGATATTGATGGCTATCACACCGTTTGTACGAGGACGTGAGTAGGCACGGAGGGAAGTCTTCTTAACGATACCCTGCTTTGTAGCAAACACCACGTAGTGCGAATCGAGGAACTCATCATTGTCAAGACCACGGATGCGCAGGAAAGCATTTACAGAGTCGCCCGGCTCAAGTGAGAGCATATTCTGGATGGCACGTCCCTTTGAGTTCTTATCCCCCTCCGGGATGTCATAACACTTCATCCAGTAGCAACGTCCCTTACGGGTGAAGAACAGCATCGTCTGGTGCATTGTAGCCGGATAGATATATTCGGTGAAGTCCTTTTCACGTGTGCGGGCTCCCTTAGAACCGACACCACCGCGAGCCTGCTCCTTGAAGTCAGTAAGCGGGGTACGCTTGATGTAGCCAAGGTGGCTGATGGTAATGACAACAGGGTCATTAGGATAGAAGTCCTCAGCATTGAACTCATGCTCATCGGGGATAATCTCGGTACGGCGGTCATCGCCATACTTCTCCTTAACCTCCTGCAGTTCTTCCTTCATAACCTCCTTGCAACGTTCTGGATTATTGAGAATCTCCTGCAGGTCCTTGATTGTCTGCATAAGTTCCTCAAACTCCTGATGCAACTGATCGAGGCGCAGACCTGTAAGCTGTGACAGGCGCATATCAACGATAGCCTTTGACTGAAGCTCATCGAAATCAAAACGCTTCTCGAGATTCTTCTGAGCCTCTGAAGGAGTCTTGCTGGCACGGATGATACGTACAACCTCGTCGATATTGTCACAAGCCTTAATCAATGCCTCTAAGATGTGTGCACGTTCCTGCGCTTTCTTCAAGTCAAACTGAGCACGGCGAATCGTTACATCATGGCGATGCTCAACGAAGTACTTGATGCACTCACGAAGGCTCAACAGCCGTGGACGACCAGCAACCAATGCGATACAGTTTACAGAGAACGAGCTCTGCAATGCTGTCATCTTGAAGAGCTTGTTCAAAATGACATTCGCATTCGCATCACGCTTCACATCAACGACGATGCGCATACCCTGACGGCCAGTCTCGTCATTCACATTTGAGATACCCTCAAGTTTGCCTTCCTTTACAAGGTCGGCAATATATTCGATAAGCTGCTGCTTGTTGACACCATATGGAATTTCCGTCACGACAATCTTGTCATGGCTCTCATCGCTCTCAATCTCAGCCTTGGCACGCATAACAACACGACCACGACCAGTCTCGTAAGCATCCTTGACACCCTGAAGCCCATAAATATAAGCACCTGTAGGGAAGTCCGGAGCAGGAATAAACTCCATCAATCCGTCGGTAGAGATCTCCGGATTATCGATATAAGCACAGCAACCATCAATAACCTCACCGAGGTTGTGCGTAGGAATATTCGTTGCCATACCCACGGCGATACCGTTACCACCATTCACGAGTAGGTTAGGAATCTTCGTAGGCATCACGGCTGGTTCACGCAGCGTATCGTCGAAGTTGTTGACCATGTCAACCGTGTCCTTCTCGATATCATCCATGACGTGCTCACCCATCTTTGAGAGGCGGCACTCCGTGTAACGCATCGCAGCAGCAGAGTCACCATCGACAGAACCAAAGTTTCCCTGCCCGTCAACCAGCTTGTAGCGCATATTCCACTCCTGTCCCATACGCACGAGCGCACCGTAGACTGAAGAGTCACCATGTGGGTGATACTTACCGAGTACCTCACCGACGACGCGGGCGCACTTCTTGTAAGGCTGGTTGCTAAAGTTACCGATACCGCGCATACCGAAGAGGATACGGCGGTGAACAGGCTTGAAACCGTCACGGACATCTGGGAGGGCACGTGCCACAATCACCGACATGGAATAGTCGATGTAGGAGCTTTTCATCTCCTCCTCGATGTTGATCTTCATAATTCTGTCTTGATCAATTGTCTGATTTTCGTCCATTATATATTTTTTCTGTTATAAAATTCTATCATGCTAACAAGCCCCTCCCCATAAGGCTAAAATTGCCCACAATAGCCTTTATTTCTCCTCTGAGCCGTTTTCATTCTTTTTCAAGGTGTAAAGATACGAACATTTTTCCATACCACAAAGGGCTTAAAGCGAAAAAAAATGTCAATGACAAATTATTGCTTATACCACAACTTCGGATATATGAAAAATATAAACTTACCAACACCGTAGCTCCCGTACTTTTTGCAAAACATTTCAACATACATTCTGCCTTTACTTGACTTTCCATAAAATCACAATCACACGAATCACAAATCACATTAAGACTTATTCCACTATTTTAAAAAAGCACGTTAATAAAAGAATACATTATATATTATTATTTATTAATAAGGTATTATATTATATGGATTCTCTTTTCTTTGCATTGGAATTCCTTATTATGATTTTGTGATTTATGATTTGTGTGATAACAGAGCCTTATAAGATGTTTTTTCAGCCTATCTACTCACCAGTCAAAGCATATCTGAACATAGTACAGATATGGCTTTTAGCAGGCTTAGAAAGGGCTTCTACGCATAGGAAAGACAAATGATGACAGTAGTGTTCTCAGCGTAGGGAAGGGCTGCCAATAATAACGTAACATGCTTATGAGCAACGGATTACAACCGACAAAACGTTTTTTAACACACCCCTTTCTTGCAATCTTGAAGATTAATGATTATCTTTGCATTGTCAAAATGAAAGACCGCGGAAGAAATGAAAAACAACACAAACCGTCATCAGCTGTGAAGCTAAAAAAGACACGTCATCAGCTGTGAAGCTCCAAGACATACATATCTGCCCACACCGTCACATCAGCAATAACAGAACTGCCCTCACGCTGGAAACGAAGAACATTGTTCGCTGGCCTGACTTGCTGCAACTGATAGCCATGCGACTGAAGACCAGACACAAAAGCACGATAATACCCCTTATTCCAGAAGACAATCTGCAACGTCCCTCCCCTATCGTCAATGATGGCAAGGCTTGAATTATCCTTCTTGGCAAAGAGCCGATAAAAAGGCTGTTTTGACTGGTCAAAATCCGTATTAGGACTGACATGCCATCCCCATAGCTGACGAGAGCCATCAACCACAAACTCTGTCGGTATCCGCCTAAGCCCATACTTACTGAAAAGACAAGGCGCAACAGCCCGCTTCCCCTTCTGAACCTGATACTGCAGGAGTTCGAGCACAGGCATCTGAAGCAAAGGCAGATTCCCCTGCGCACGAAGACACAGAGGAATCGACAGAAGTACTGAAAATATGATTTTCCGCATTATGACAGTTCTTCCAACTCATTGAGCCAGTTGGTCGACATCGCATCTGAAGGCATACGCCAGTCGCCACGTGGAGAGAGGCTCACGCTGCCCACCTTCGGACCGTCAGGCAGGCACGAACGCTTGAACTGCTGCGAGAAGAACCTGCGGAAGAAGAGGCGCATCCAATGAAGAATAACTCCGTCGGCATAGACACCACGGAAAGCATTTTGTGCCATCCAATAGATTTTCGATGGGCGGAAACCGCAACGCAGGACATAATAGAGGAAGAAGTCGTGGAGCTCGTATGGACCGACAAGGTCTTCCGTCTTCTGGGCAATATCCCCCTTGTCGTCAGCAGGCTTCAGTTCTGGCGAGATAGGTGTCTCCACGATGTCGTTCAACGTCTGGCGTACCGTTTCATCTTCAGCAGTCTCGGCAGCATAGCTTACAAGATACTGTATAAGCGTTTTCGGAACACTGGCATTCACGGCATACATGCTCATGTGGTCACCGTTATAGGTACACCAGCCCAGCGCAAGCTCGCTGAGGTCGCCCGTACCGATGACAAGTCCGCCCAGCTGATTACTCAGATCCATCAGGATCTGCGTGCGTTCACGAGCCTGTGCATTCTCATACGTAGCGTCATGTACACTCGCATCGTGACCTATATCCTTGAAATGCTGCAATACGGAAGCCGTAATATCAATTTCACGGATTGTCACTCCAAGATTCTCCATGAGTGTCATGGCATTCTTATAGGTACGGTCAGTGGTGCCGAACCCTGGCATGGTGACACCTACAATGCCCTTACGGTCGAGTCCCAGCTTGTCAAAAGTCTTGGTCACAACGAGCAGGGCAAGTGTGGAGTCAAGTCCACCGCTGATACCGATAATAGCAGTCTTACAGTTGGTATGAACAAGTCTTTTAGCCAATCCGCTGACCTGTATATTGAAGATTTCATCACAGGCATCCTGCATGTTCTCCGTCTTGGGAATGAATGGATGCTGGTCGAAATGGCGTGTCAGCGTGAACTCACGCATAAGATTGAGTGGCAGCAGACAATCTACCCTTATACCCAACTCGCCAATCTGCCCCGTAATACCTGCCAGTCCTGCAGCAACAGGACGCTGTGCATTGACAAAGGTACTGTTTGTCCGACGTTCGCCACGTAATCTTTCCACATCAATTTCTGAAATAACCAGCTGTGGGTCAAGCTGGAAACGCTCCGACTGTTCTATCAGTGAGCCGTTCTCAAATATCAGCGCATTACCTCCATAGACAACATCCTGCGTACTCTCGCCAAAACCACTGCTGCTGTAGACGTATCCGCTGATAGTGCGTGCGCTCTGCTGGGCAATGAGTGACTTCAGATAGGCATGCTTGCCGATAAGCTCGTCACTGGTGGAGAGATTGAAGATAATCTCAGCACCAGCCAGCGCAAGATGATTGCTTGGCGGTGTAGGCGCCCATACATCCTCGCAGATTTCAATGGCAAACTTTGCTCCCTGTGACGTGCGGAAAATCTGCATCTCTGGCGTTACGAGAATACGATGACCGGCAAAGTGAATACGCTGAGGGCGCAGGTCCTGTGAGGAAGCAAACCATCGTTTCTCATAGAACTCGCTGTAATTCGGGAGAAATGTCTTGGAGACAATACCCAACAGCTTGCCCTGCTGGATGACCAGCGCACAATTCAGCAGCAATGGTCCGACGGCAACTGGTGCACCGACAATGGCAATAATATCAAGCTGACGGGTGAAATCAAGCAGGGACAAGACCGCCTGCTCGGCATCATCCAACAGCAGTTGTTGTTGGAAGAGGTCCTGACAAGTATAGCCCGTCAGAGAAAGCTCTGGGAAGACGATAATCTCAACGCCCTTGCCTTCGGCAATGGCAATCTGCTTCTCTGTTTCTACAAGATTGAATTTTGTATCTGCTACTTTTACTGCAGGAATAGCTGCAGCAACCTTTATAAGTCCATGTTTCATAAGACTGCGTTTTTTTATTTGATTGTTACCTGTGTGGCTCCATAGCCGTATTCACGGAAAGAAGCATCCTGATAAGGATAATGCTTATACTTGTAGTTCAGCTCATGTATGATGGCATGGCGCAACACACCCTCACCTTTTCCATGAATGAAGATAAGTTTCTTGCCACGATGAGCCTTATATTGCTCCAACGTGCGGCGGAAGACATCCAGTTGATATTCAAGAATATCTGCTGCAGACATGCCAGCAGTCGTTTCAAGAAGTTCATCGGCATGGAGATCAATGATAATCTTATCATCCTTGAGAATCTGCTTTGCAGGCTTCTTGTGTTCTACTTTATAACGTCTGGCAAGTTCGTCTGTCTTCTTGTCAATCTCTTCTTCTGAAAGACGGCTTGGGGAAGAATAGCCCACCTTCAGCTTCTCTGTGGGCTCGTCCTCGTCTTTCCTTGTTAAAGGTTCAAACATCGGGTGTTGAACCATTTTATCTTTCTCAATCAACGTATATATTAACGCTGGCTGTTCAAAGAAGTCGCTCTCATGGAAAGTATTGAGCCTGTAGAACTTCACGGCATCGATGTCCACCTGTATGTCACAAGTGGGCTTGAGCATGAAAGGCTTGTCTTTCTTATAGGCATGAAGCTGGACGCAGCCATGCAGCATTTCGTTGAGGTCGGCAAGCGTGAAATCTTCAATGAGCAGCTTCATATTCGGCTCTAACTCGCCCGCAGCCTTCAAAACCCATTTATCTTCCTGCTTTAAGGCGTATGAGAAATGAACGTAATAATTAGAGTCGTTGACAAGATAAGACTTGAAGCGGGTAGTCGTAAGATTTTTTATATCTGTCGGCGTAAAAGCAAGATAAACCGACAATTCATCACCTCCGACACGCTCTCTGACAGGAGCTTCAAAATTGACGGAAGGATCATCACCGGGGGCTATCTCGGCATCAACATCACGCCAGTTCTCATCCAAACCCTCCTCATCTGCATTTGCAGATGTAAGACGCTGCTTGATACTGCGGTTATCATCTCCTTTCTCCATCTTGCGCTGTTGCTGGTCGATACGCAGCTTCGCACGGTCAGTAGCAGCATCTTCAACAACAACAATCTCGTTGGCAGGTGTCGGAATCTGAAAACCATCCTCATCTTCTACCAACACTATCTTTCCTTTGAAACCGGCAATGACTCCACCGCCGGTATCGCTCAGAAATCTGACTTTATCGCCTATTTTCATCTTTTCTATACTTGAAGTTTATGAGGGAATGCACTATTGTTTTATCAATCAACTGCATTTCCTCCCTAATAAGGAATCGAACCTTGATTCCCAATCATTTTTTTCCAAGATATGAAGTTCAATTCTCCAACACTTAGGAAATAATAATATTATGGAATCAACAACGAAGAATCACCATAGCTAAGGAAACGGAATCCGTGACTAAGTGCATAATCATAAATCTTATGCCAGTTGCCGCCCTTTACAAACGCACTCACCAAAAGCAGCAGCGTGGATTGTGGCTGATGGAAATTAGTTACGAGTGCCTTGATAATCTTGTAGGAATAACCTGGGGCTATGATAATCTGAGTGCTTGAGTGCAGCATTTCAAATCCGTCTTTATCCAGATAGGCAAGCAGATGACGGATAGATTCTTCCGCTGTTATCACTCTTCCATCCACTTCTACCAATCCATCTGCATTATGCGGCAAGTCGTACGGCTCCCACTGATTGACATGAAGGTCTTTCTCTGTACTTTCAGGGTCCAACACAAGTTTGACACCCATGTAATAGAGGCTTTCCAATGTTCTGACACTCGTTGTACCCACAGCAATCGCACGGCAATCATGAGCCAGCAGTTTCTCCAAGGTCTGACGACGAACAACGATAAACTCCGTATGCATACTGTGCCCCTCTATCTCACGGCTCTTCACAGGCTTAAAAGTTCCTGCACCAACATGTAAAGTCAGCTCCTCACGGTCAATCCCATGTTCGTCCAAGGCTTTCAACACCCTATCGGTAAAGTGAAGCCCAGCTGTTGGAGCTGCCACAGAACCTTTGATTTTTGAATAAACCGTCTGATAGGTTTTCTTGTCGCTTTCCTCAGTTGCACGGTTGAGATAAGGAGGAATTGGGAGTTCTCCCACAGCTTCGAGGATTTCAGCAAATGATACGTTCGTATTATCCCACTCAAAGTTAATCCAGTGATTGGTACCGCCAGCCTGCTCCTGCATCTTACTGCGATTCATTGTTGCAGTAAGGGTCAGCCTATTTCCTTTGATTTCAAATGCACGTTTCAAAGTCCCTTCCTTCCACTTCTTGAGGTTGCCGACCATACAAAGCCAAGCACATTCATGATTCGTCTGGAACATGAGTTCATAGTCTGTCGGCTCTGCAGGTTCCATAAGAAACACCTCTATGAGCGCACCTGTTTCCTTACGGAAATGCATACGTGCCTGTATAACTTTCGTGTTATTAAAAACCATCAAAGCTCCCAGTGGCAGGTGCTCGGGAAGATTATAGAATGTGTCCTCCGACACTTCACCATGCTTATAGAGCAACAGCTTGCTTTGGTCGCGCTCAGCCAAAGGAAACTTGGCGATACGCTCATCGGGGAGAGAGTAATTATAATCAGAAATGCAAATATGCTTTGTATCTTTGGACATACTTTTTATTTATATAGATAAGACGGCACGGAAAGCCGCATAAATGAAAGTCAATATAAGTACGCTGATAACCACATCTATGTCAGCGAAACTATATCCCGTTCTCGTGTATCTTGTGGAGATATAGTGCAGTTTGTCGCTGCATCTAATATAGATGCGAAGGTATAAAAAATAAATGAAAACGGCGACTGTTGAACCGAATATCATTCCGAAAAACACATCGGAAGGATAATGAACCCCAAGATAAGGGCGCGTGAAGGAAACCATGAAGCTCCAACCTATCATCAAGACAGAGAAGATGCGGTCACGGACTAATAAGCTGAAAAATACTGCCAGCACAAAGGAATTGGCGGTATGGGATGAGAAAAAGCTGTATCCATCAGCCATATAATGGTTCGTTGCCATGATAAGTCCCTGTAACTCCGGGTTATTCAACGGACGTGGTCGGGCTACAAGCGGCTTGACAACACCAAGGTTAACTCCATTGACTATAAGCAGCCCCAATCCTACAACGCCGACAACAAGCAGAATCTTCTGCCAATTCTCATTGTTTTTGATAACCATGTAAAGTAAAGACGCATAGAGGGCTATCCACGTGTAAGCAGAAGTCAAAGTAAGAACAAAATAATCAACAAAGAGGTTGTCGCTTCCATTGAAAGCGAGCAGAATTGATTTATCAAGTTCTCGTAAAACGTCTAAATTCATCGTTTGATTATTATAATGAGAAACTATTTGTCTGACAAATACTTAAATTGCTTCAATATTCTCTGCCTTAACCCACCCCTGACGACCGTCACTTAACTGTATCTCTGTCCAGTGGCTCATGCTATGATCTGTTATTCTGACCTTAGAACCCTCATGGAGAATAAAGGCTTCTGCTGATTTCTGGTCTGGCGTCTTCCTGACGATAGCAGATGATGACATGATAATACCATGGTCTTCCGAATCCAGCAAGTAAACCTGCTGTATCGCAAAGAATGTATTGATAAGGAAGAAAAAGAAAAAAACGGGTAATACCACCTTCGATAACTTTCGAAGAACATCAATCTCAACAAAAAGATAGCCCAAGAGAGCAACAAGAGAAAGAAACAGACAGGCAAGGCTGAGAAATGCCCACCAATCTGAACTTAAGAAATTTACCAATGTCTTATACCATGTGACAAAGAACATTTCGGATTCTGGGGTCAGATTGTCAATCGTCTTTGATTGTGCCAACTGAAGATTGAAGCGAATATCCTCGTCACTGGGAGCAAGGCGTTGTGCACGCTCGTAGGAAAGAACGGCATGAGGGATTTTGTCAAGACGATAGTAGCTGTTGCCGAGATTATAATACAAAGCAGCAGACTCTCCTTGCTTCAACAACTTTTCATATCCCTTGACAGCCTGCATGTAATTCCCTTTCTGATACAGCTTGTCAACATCAGCCTTTGTCTGTGCAGACAGCTGCAAAGAAAATGCAGACATACAGATAATAAAAAACAGGAGGGAAAATGATTTCTTGGAAGATGTTTTCATACCCTTAATTGTTTCTTCCATATCAGCTATCGCCTTCATTGCAGCATCAAGTGTTCGCTTCATATTACCTTTCTCGTCTCCGGGAGCATAACGTTCAAATTCACATTCATCAATAGCTGAAATATACTTGTCAATCACTTCTATTGGCACATTAATTTTACTAAATTGTTCACTGATGTTATCACGT
This region includes:
- a CDS encoding tetratricopeptide repeat protein, yielding MKKLMIAALMLLSTSAAFAGDSEPLKAILKAQTYAEAADLLKANLAQLTDNAEKAKAYDKLYQLAMKKVSAEQGVQLENQTNQQMGKDGNKPVDEKGLYEAVGQAFDAAAEIVKYDNMPNAKGKIKPKYTGLADQLYPLRGQLINGGIFYQGAKDDANAYKYLSRYVDSADDPMFAKFDKSKDDNLNEIAYFATYYAYQNKEYQKAEKYVSYAMKSKERAKDAQQLQLAILGAQLKTRQDSVSYAEKLAGIYAQDPENDAVLTTLTSIYSSLGMQDKAEEIVNAALAKNPNSYGALVMLGQFASQKKEYEKAADYLSKALALAKDDNAKIAINASIGQCWFYKAQERVAAVKGVLSPAARAQFNDVYNKAISYLETAKGLDVMKEQKAAWAYPLYGCYYFVKGVQAPETLAAAADAGIQQ
- the gyrA gene encoding DNA gyrase subunit A, producing the protein MDENQTIDQDRIMKINIEEEMKSSYIDYSMSVIVARALPDVRDGFKPVHRRILFGMRGIGNFSNQPYKKCARVVGEVLGKYHPHGDSSVYGALVRMGQEWNMRYKLVDGQGNFGSVDGDSAAAMRYTECRLSKMGEHVMDDIEKDTVDMVNNFDDTLREPAVMPTKIPNLLVNGGNGIAVGMATNIPTHNLGEVIDGCCAYIDNPEISTDGLMEFIPAPDFPTGAYIYGLQGVKDAYETGRGRVVMRAKAEIESDESHDKIVVTEIPYGVNKQQLIEYIADLVKEGKLEGISNVNDETGRQGMRIVVDVKRDANANVILNKLFKMTALQSSFSVNCIALVAGRPRLLSLRECIKYFVEHRHDVTIRRAQFDLKKAQERAHILEALIKACDNIDEVVRIIRASKTPSEAQKNLEKRFDFDELQSKAIVDMRLSQLTGLRLDQLHQEFEELMQTIKDLQEILNNPERCKEVMKEELQEVKEKYGDDRRTEIIPDEHEFNAEDFYPNDPVVITISHLGYIKRTPLTDFKEQARGGVGSKGARTREKDFTEYIYPATMHQTMLFFTRKGRCYWMKCYDIPEGDKNSKGRAIQNMLSLEPGDSVNAFLRIRGLDNDEFLDSHYVVFATKQGIVKKTSLRAYSRPRTNGVIAININEGDEVVDVRLTNGKNELIIADRNGRACRFDESNIRTMGRVSTGVRGMRLDDDGQDEVIGMIVVNDPVNETVMVVSEEGYGKRSQVEDYRLTNRGGKGVKTLNVTDKTGKLVAIKNVTDENDLMIINKSGIVIRMSVAECRVMGRATQGVRLINLAKKNDVIASVCKVMSSEMESQVEEESREQWAKTNGEIKNDRTAVTEESVDDADKDSDTAPADFD
- a CDS encoding NAD(+) synthase — protein: MKHGLIKVAAAIPAVKVADTKFNLVETEKQIAIAEGKGVEIIVFPELSLTGYTCQDLFQQQLLLDDAEQAVLSLLDFTRQLDIIAIVGAPVAVGPLLLNCALVIQQGKLLGIVSKTFLPNYSEFYEKRWFASSQDLRPQRIHFAGHRILVTPEMQIFRTSQGAKFAIEICEDVWAPTPPSNHLALAGAEIIFNLSTSDELIGKHAYLKSLIAQQSARTISGYVYSSSGFGESTQDVVYGGNALIFENGSLIEQSERFQLDPQLVISEIDVERLRGERRTNSTFVNAQRPVAAGLAGITGQIGELGIRVDCLLPLNLMREFTLTRHFDQHPFIPKTENMQDACDEIFNIQVSGLAKRLVHTNCKTAIIGISGGLDSTLALLVVTKTFDKLGLDRKGIVGVTMPGFGTTDRTYKNAMTLMENLGVTIREIDITASVLQHFKDIGHDASVHDATYENAQARERTQILMDLSNQLGGLVIGTGDLSELALGWCTYNGDHMSMYAVNASVPKTLIQYLVSYAAETAEDETVRQTLNDIVETPISPELKPADDKGDIAQKTEDLVGPYELHDFFLYYVLRCGFRPSKIYWMAQNAFRGVYADGVILHWMRLFFRRFFSQQFKRSCLPDGPKVGSVSLSPRGDWRMPSDAMSTNWLNELEELS
- a CDS encoding DUF2027 domain-containing protein, coding for MKIGDKVRFLSDTGGGVIAGFKGKIVLVEDEDGFQIPTPANEIVVVEDAATDRAKLRIDQQQRKMEKGDDNRSIKQRLTSANADEEGLDENWRDVDAEIAPGDDPSVNFEAPVRERVGGDELSVYLAFTPTDIKNLTTTRFKSYLVNDSNYYVHFSYALKQEDKWVLKAAGELEPNMKLLIEDFTLADLNEMLHGCVQLHAYKKDKPFMLKPTCDIQVDIDAVKFYRLNTFHESDFFEQPALIYTLIEKDKMVQHPMFEPLTRKDEDEPTEKLKVGYSSPSRLSEEEIDKKTDELARRYKVEHKKPAKQILKDDKIIIDLHADELLETTAGMSAADILEYQLDVFRRTLEQYKAHRGKKLIFIHGKGEGVLRHAIIHELNYKYKHYPYQDASFREYGYGATQVTIK
- a CDS encoding S-adenosylmethionine:tRNA ribosyltransferase-isomerase — translated: MSKDTKHICISDYNYSLPDERIAKFPLAERDQSKLLLYKHGEVSEDTFYNLPEHLPLGALMVFNNTKVIQARMHFRKETGALIEVFLMEPAEPTDYELMFQTNHECAWLCMVGNLKKWKEGTLKRAFEIKGNRLTLTATMNRSKMQEQAGGTNHWINFEWDNTNVSFAEILEAVGELPIPPYLNRATEESDKKTYQTVYSKIKGSVAAPTAGLHFTDRVLKALDEHGIDREELTLHVGAGTFKPVKSREIEGHSMHTEFIVVRRQTLEKLLAHDCRAIAVGTTSVRTLESLYYMGVKLVLDPESTEKDLHVNQWEPYDLPHNADGLVEVDGRVITAEESIRHLLAYLDKDGFEMLHSSTQIIIAPGYSYKIIKALVTNFHQPQSTLLLLVSAFVKGGNWHKIYDYALSHGFRFLSYGDSSLLIP
- a CDS encoding phosphatase PAP2 family protein, with amino-acid sequence MNLDVLRELDKSILLAFNGSDNLFVDYFVLTLTSAYTWIALYASLLYMVIKNNENWQKILLVVGVVGLGLLIVNGVNLGVVKPLVARPRPLNNPELQGLIMATNHYMADGYSFFSSHTANSFVLAVFFSLLVRDRIFSVLMIGWSFMVSFTRPYLGVHYPSDVFFGMIFGSTVAVFIYFLYLRIYIRCSDKLHYISTRYTRTGYSFADIDVVISVLILTFIYAAFRAVLSI